A part of Liolophura sinensis isolate JHLJ2023 chromosome 1, CUHK_Ljap_v2, whole genome shotgun sequence genomic DNA contains:
- the LOC135471739 gene encoding adhesive plaque matrix protein-like codes for MSPVPPYTTHILYNGPNQPSVPYKGTNHPPTLYNCTNHPPILYNGTNHPHTLYNGANHPSALYDGANQWPALYSGPNHPPALHKGPNHPHTLYNGANYPPALYNGANQWPALYNGPNHPPALHKGPNHPPVLHNGPNHPPALYNGPNSPPVLHNGSNHPPALYNGANHPPVLHNRPNPPPVLHNGSNHPPALYNGANHPPVLHNRPNPPPALYNGPNSPPVLHNGPNHPPALYNGANHPPVLHNGPNHPPALYNGEIKDPFCSRKQM; via the exons ATGTCGCCGGTCCCACCCTACACAACG CATATCCTGTACAACGGTCCAAATCAGCCGTCTGTCCCGTACAAGGGTACAAATCACCCTCCCACCCTGTACAACTGTACAAATCACCCGCCCATTCTGTACAACGGTACAAACCACCCGCACACCCTGTACAACGGTGCAAATCACCCTTCAGCCCTGTACGACGGTGCAAATCAATGGCCTGCCTTGTACAGCGGTCCAAATCACCCGCCTGCCCTGCACAAGGGCCCAAATCATCCGCATACCTTGTACAACGGTGCAAATTACCCTCCAGCCCTGTACAACGGTGCAAATCAATGGCCTGCCTTGTACAACGGTCCAAATCACCCGCCTGCCCTGCACAAGGGCCCAAATCACCCGCCTGTCCTGCACAACGGTCCAAATCACCCGCCTGCCCTGTATAACGGTCCAAATTCCCCGCCTGTCCTGCATAACGGTTCAAATCACCCGCCTGCCCTGTATAACGGTGCAAATCACCCGCCTGTCCTGCATAATCGTCCAAATCCCCCGCCTGTCTTGCATAACGGTTCAAATCACCCGCCTGCCCTGTATAACGGTGCAAATCACCCGCCTGTCCTGCATAATCGTCCAAATCCCCCGCCTGCCCTGTATAACGGTCCAAATTCCCCGCCTGTCCTGCATAACGGTCCAAATCACCCGCCTGCCCTGTATAACGGTGCAAATCACCCGCCTGTCCTGCATAACGGTCCAAATCACCCGCCTGCCCTGTATAACGGGGAAATCAAGGACCCCTTCTGTTCACGTAAACAGATGTGA